A single genomic interval of Litoreibacter ponti harbors:
- a CDS encoding TetR/AcrR family transcriptional regulator: MDGNTPEIKRGRKYDQVLAGARDVFLAQGFEGASVDLIAKEAGVSKATLYSYFPDKRVLFFEVAKNECAAQADRALQVDATDVPVREMLTGMSYKMMEFLTSDFAQRIFRICVAESDRFPELGREFYMSGPKLLEDRLTEYFEHACARGELKIEDVSLAAMQFQELMKSEIFVQMIFNIIEKPTQEQIDRVIEGAVDMFLARYGV; this comes from the coding sequence TTGGACGGGAACACGCCAGAGATCAAACGTGGCCGCAAGTACGACCAAGTACTGGCCGGCGCGCGTGACGTATTCCTCGCCCAAGGCTTCGAGGGCGCAAGCGTCGATCTGATCGCGAAAGAGGCCGGAGTATCGAAGGCCACGCTCTACAGCTACTTCCCCGATAAACGCGTTCTCTTCTTCGAGGTCGCGAAGAACGAATGCGCCGCGCAGGCCGATCGCGCCCTGCAGGTGGATGCCACCGATGTGCCTGTGCGCGAGATGCTGACCGGCATGTCCTACAAGATGATGGAATTCCTGACGTCGGATTTCGCACAGCGGATTTTCCGCATTTGCGTGGCGGAGTCGGATCGGTTTCCCGAACTTGGCCGCGAGTTCTACATGTCCGGCCCGAAACTGCTTGAAGACCGCCTGACAGAGTACTTCGAGCACGCCTGCGCAAGGGGTGAGTTGAAGATCGAGGATGTCAGCCTGGCCGCGATGCAGTTCCAGGAATTGATGAAGTCCGAGATCTTCGTGCAGATGATTTTCAACATCATCGAAAAGCCGACCCAAGAACAGATCGACCGCGTGATTGAAGGTGCGGTCGACATGTTCTTGGCGCGCTACGGGGTCTAG
- a CDS encoding NYN domain-containing protein encodes MADRDRPLYAVLIDADNIPADHAEAILKEVTTFGEPALRRVYGDWSSGQLKRWSEKIRGLGLVAHQETANTKGKNASDIGLVIDAMDILHTGRFDGFVLVSSDSDFTRLASRIREEGLDVIGIGEGKAPEALRNVCNRFVLIENLVETPPEAAKGASRPAGKQDPKHAIPLILRAMEKVNTDDEWCPMGPVGQYIMADNPDFDTRTYGEAKLSDLVKKLRRFETRKEGNQLMLRRVD; translated from the coding sequence ATGGCGGATCGTGATCGGCCGCTTTATGCCGTCCTGATCGACGCCGACAACATTCCCGCAGACCACGCCGAGGCGATCCTGAAGGAGGTCACCACCTTCGGCGAGCCTGCCTTGCGCCGCGTTTACGGCGACTGGTCGTCGGGCCAGCTGAAGCGTTGGTCGGAAAAAATCCGCGGGCTTGGCCTCGTGGCCCATCAGGAGACGGCCAATACCAAGGGCAAGAACGCCTCCGACATCGGGTTGGTGATCGACGCGATGGATATCCTCCACACGGGTCGCTTCGATGGGTTCGTGCTAGTGTCCTCCGACAGTGATTTCACTCGCCTTGCGTCGCGCATCCGCGAGGAAGGGCTCGACGTTATCGGGATTGGCGAGGGCAAGGCCCCCGAGGCGCTGCGCAATGTGTGCAATCGCTTCGTGTTGATCGAAAACCTGGTGGAAACGCCGCCGGAGGCCGCAAAAGGCGCGTCGCGGCCCGCTGGCAAGCAGGATCCGAAACACGCGATTCCGCTGATCCTGCGGGCTATGGAGAAAGTGAATACCGACGACGAATGGTGTCCGATGGGACCAGTTGGCCAGTACATCATGGCCGACAATCCCGATTTCGATACGCGTACCTACGGCGAGGCAAAGCTGAGTGATCTGGTGAAGAAGCTGCGCCGGTTCGAGACCCGCAAAGAAGGAAACCAGCTGATGCTGCGCCGGGTCGACTAG
- a CDS encoding S-(hydroxymethyl)glutathione dehydrogenase/class III alcohol dehydrogenase — translation MRTKAAVAIEAGKPLEVMEVNLEGPKHGEVLVEMKATGICHTDEFTLSGADPEGLFPAILGHEGAGVVVDVGPGVTTLKKGDHVIPLYTPECRECEYCLNPKTNLCQSIRSTQGQGLMPDGTSRFSTLDGDPILHYMGCSTFANHSVVPEIALAKVREDAPFDKICYIGCGVTTGIGAVINTAKVEIGSRAIVFGLGGIGLNVIQGLRLAGADQIVGVDLNPSKVEMATRFGMTDFVNPNEVDGDMVAHLVELTKGGADYTFDATGNVGVMRTALESAHKGWGESIIIGVAPAGAEISTRPFQLVTGRSWRGTAFGGARGRTDVPKIVDWYMDGKIEIDPMITHTMGLDDINKGFDLMHEGKSIRSVVVY, via the coding sequence ATGCGCACCAAAGCAGCCGTCGCGATAGAAGCCGGAAAGCCGCTCGAGGTGATGGAGGTTAACCTTGAAGGGCCCAAGCACGGCGAGGTTCTGGTCGAGATGAAAGCCACCGGGATTTGCCACACGGACGAGTTCACCCTGTCCGGTGCTGACCCCGAAGGTCTGTTCCCGGCGATCCTGGGCCACGAAGGCGCGGGCGTCGTGGTCGACGTGGGCCCCGGCGTGACGACGCTGAAGAAGGGTGACCACGTGATCCCGCTCTACACGCCCGAGTGCCGCGAGTGCGAATATTGCCTGAACCCCAAGACGAACCTGTGCCAATCGATCCGCTCGACCCAAGGCCAAGGCCTGATGCCGGATGGCACATCGCGTTTCTCGACACTCGATGGTGACCCGATCCTGCACTACATGGGCTGCTCGACTTTCGCGAACCACTCCGTGGTGCCAGAGATTGCGCTGGCGAAGGTCCGCGAGGACGCACCGTTTGACAAGATCTGCTATATCGGCTGCGGCGTGACCACCGGCATCGGCGCAGTGATCAACACCGCCAAGGTCGAGATCGGCTCGCGCGCTATTGTCTTCGGGCTTGGTGGCATCGGTCTGAACGTGATCCAAGGCCTGCGACTGGCGGGCGCGGATCAGATCGTGGGCGTGGACCTGAACCCGTCCAAGGTGGAAATGGCCACCCGCTTCGGCATGACCGATTTCGTCAACCCGAACGAGGTCGACGGCGACATGGTCGCCCATCTTGTCGAGCTGACCAAAGGTGGTGCGGACTACACGTTCGACGCGACTGGCAATGTCGGTGTGATGCGCACAGCGCTCGAATCCGCGCATAAAGGCTGGGGCGAAAGCATCATCATCGGGGTCGCTCCGGCGGGCGCCGAGATCAGCACCCGGCCTTTCCAACTGGTCACTGGCCGCAGCTGGCGCGGGACGGCCTTTGGCGGGGCGCGCGGGCGCACCGATGTGCCCAAGATCGTGGACTGGTACATGGATGGAAAGATCGAGATCGACCCGATGATCACCCACACGATGGGGCTGGACGACATCAATAAGGGCTTCGATTTGATGCACGAGGGCAAATCGATCCGCTCCGTCGTGGTCTACTAG
- a CDS encoding I78 family peptidase inhibitor, which translates to MRFLVPLCLLLAACGPRPSDPADFDGVPRCGAEDFYYLLGRNASILDGIVLPQPSRVLRPEDVITMDFSPDRLTIDIDTNNLISSVTCR; encoded by the coding sequence ATGCGATTCCTTGTTCCCCTATGCCTTTTGCTGGCGGCATGTGGCCCGCGCCCGTCGGACCCCGCAGATTTCGATGGCGTGCCACGGTGCGGAGCAGAGGATTTCTACTACCTGCTGGGCCGCAATGCCTCGATCCTGGACGGGATCGTTCTGCCGCAACCCTCGCGTGTGCTGCGGCCTGAGGATGTGATCACCATGGATTTCAGTCCCGACCGGCTGACGATCGACATCGATACGAACAATCTGATTTCTAGTGTGACCTGCCGCTAG
- a CDS encoding c-type cytochrome: protein MKRLILIPALVLASAAFAHQGVKDSQVLARMELMKEVAADMKVLGQMAKGQTAFDASKARTSAANLSAHATETIRLFEANATDPKSEALPAIWENFPEFTAQAQDMGAAADALKLGSDAEFRESFTALAQTCGSCHKTFRQKN, encoded by the coding sequence ATGAAACGTCTCATACTGATCCCCGCTCTCGTGCTTGCCTCTGCCGCCTTCGCCCATCAGGGGGTCAAGGACTCGCAGGTCTTGGCGCGCATGGAGCTGATGAAAGAAGTCGCAGCCGATATGAAAGTGCTGGGTCAGATGGCCAAGGGCCAGACGGCGTTCGATGCAAGCAAGGCGCGGACCAGCGCCGCCAATCTCAGTGCCCACGCGACCGAGACGATCCGATTGTTCGAAGCCAACGCCACTGATCCGAAAAGCGAGGCCCTGCCCGCAATCTGGGAGAATTTCCCGGAATTCACCGCGCAAGCGCAGGACATGGGTGCGGCCGCGGATGCTCTGAAGCTGGGCTCTGACGCGGAATTTCGCGAAAGCTTCACCGCCCTCGCACAGACCTGTGGAAGCTGCCACAAGACGTTCCGCCAGAAAAACTGA
- a CDS encoding error-prone DNA polymerase: MPFVELNITSNFTFLTGGSHPEEYALRAAEMSMGAFAIADENSVAGIVRAHTECRDIARRVREMQVVQAKQGLIGPPRPAHIPAPSCSRDVTTIPRLMPACRLVLMDGLTITALPIDRQGWGRLTRLISKGRLAAPKGECHLTLADVLDGAQGNVLLLHPAPPARRVQRGAGGWVSQAERLSRRFPGNVYLLMAPNYRGQDARRFAHLAKLAQQLGIKPVASAAPMMHVSQRRRLTDVLTCIRKGIKVDDLGRAAQTNSEQRMRSQADMLRLFKGHEDAVHRTAEIAARCTFSLDELRYDYPSEATGGETPAQRLRRLAHEGLKWRYKYGAPEKVRAMLEHELALITKLRYEPYFLTVNDIVAFARSRGILCQGRGSAANSVVCYCLGVTSVSPEIGTMVFERFVSEARDEPPDIDVDFEHERREEVIQHIYEKYGRHRAGLCATVIHYRGKRAVREVGWAMGLSDDSIGALSSQIWGFGSVRGIEPDKMRELGLDPTDTRLMQTLMLIYEIQGFPRHLSQHVGGFIITEGRLDELVPIENATMEDRTVICWDKDDIDTLGILKVDVLALGMLSCVRKAFDLMREHRGLDYDLATLPQEDAATYDMLCRADSLGVFQVESRAQMNFLPRMRPRTFYDLVIEVAIIRPGPIQGDMLHPFLKRRNGEEEVSFPSDALGEVLGKTLGVPLFQEQAMQIAIIGAGFSPEEADRLRRSLATFKKHGNVSEFRTRFLKGMAQNGYAPDFAERCFSQIEGFGSYGFPESHAASFALLVYASSWMKCHHPGIFACALLNSQPMGFYAPAQIVRDAREHGVEVRPVCINESHWDCTIEPDGQGGLALRLGFRQIKSMKEDEANWLTAARGNGYLTVEDVWRRAGTPPHVLTILAEADAFSGIGLSRRDALWQARAIKGDAPLPLFAGDMDGEGLFEPKVSLPDMSLGEQVVEDFVSMRLTLRAHPVALIRHRLTPGTPRLTEPATRLGSPL; this comes from the coding sequence GTGCCCTTTGTCGAGTTGAACATCACCTCCAATTTCACCTTCCTGACGGGGGGATCCCATCCCGAGGAATACGCTCTTCGGGCCGCGGAGATGAGTATGGGCGCCTTTGCCATTGCCGACGAAAACTCGGTGGCGGGGATCGTGCGGGCCCATACCGAATGCCGCGATATCGCGCGCCGGGTGCGTGAGATGCAGGTGGTTCAGGCGAAACAGGGTCTGATTGGCCCACCGAGGCCCGCTCATATCCCTGCGCCCTCCTGCTCGCGCGATGTCACCACGATCCCCCGGCTGATGCCCGCATGTCGGCTGGTGCTGATGGATGGCCTGACGATCACCGCCCTGCCGATTGATCGACAGGGCTGGGGGCGTTTGACGCGGTTGATCTCCAAGGGCAGGCTTGCGGCCCCGAAGGGGGAGTGTCACCTGACACTGGCGGATGTGCTGGACGGCGCGCAGGGCAATGTCCTGCTCCTCCACCCTGCGCCACCGGCGCGGCGGGTGCAGCGCGGCGCGGGCGGATGGGTGTCACAGGCGGAACGTCTGTCGCGCCGCTTTCCTGGGAATGTCTATCTGTTGATGGCGCCGAACTACCGCGGTCAGGACGCACGGCGCTTTGCCCATCTCGCAAAGCTCGCGCAGCAGCTTGGCATCAAGCCGGTCGCGTCCGCCGCGCCGATGATGCATGTCAGCCAGCGCCGTCGCCTGACCGATGTGCTGACCTGTATCCGCAAGGGCATCAAGGTCGACGATCTTGGCCGCGCCGCCCAAACCAATTCCGAGCAGCGCATGCGCTCGCAGGCGGACATGCTGCGCCTGTTCAAGGGCCATGAGGATGCCGTGCACCGCACCGCGGAGATTGCCGCGCGCTGCACCTTCTCGCTCGACGAGCTGCGCTATGATTACCCGTCCGAGGCGACCGGCGGCGAGACCCCGGCGCAGCGCTTGCGCCGCCTCGCCCATGAGGGGCTGAAATGGCGCTACAAATACGGCGCGCCAGAGAAGGTTCGCGCCATGTTAGAGCATGAATTGGCGCTTATCACCAAGCTCCGCTACGAGCCCTATTTCCTGACCGTCAACGACATCGTGGCTTTCGCGCGCTCCCGCGGGATCTTGTGCCAGGGGCGCGGATCGGCGGCCAATTCGGTGGTCTGCTACTGCCTTGGCGTCACCTCCGTCAGTCCGGAGATCGGCACCATGGTCTTCGAGCGCTTCGTGTCAGAGGCCCGCGACGAGCCGCCCGATATCGACGTCGATTTCGAACACGAGCGCCGCGAAGAGGTGATCCAGCATATCTACGAGAAATACGGCCGCCACCGGGCGGGGCTGTGCGCCACGGTGATCCACTACCGCGGCAAGCGCGCGGTGCGCGAGGTGGGCTGGGCCATGGGTCTCAGCGATGACAGCATCGGCGCGCTCAGCAGCCAGATCTGGGGCTTCGGATCCGTGCGCGGCATTGAGCCCGACAAGATGCGCGAGCTGGGGCTCGATCCGACCGATACGCGCCTGATGCAGACCCTGATGCTGATCTACGAAATTCAGGGATTTCCCCGGCACCTGTCCCAGCATGTCGGAGGCTTCATCATCACCGAAGGTCGGCTGGACGAACTGGTGCCCATCGAGAACGCCACGATGGAGGACCGGACCGTCATCTGCTGGGACAAGGACGACATCGACACGCTGGGCATCCTGAAGGTCGATGTGCTGGCGCTGGGCATGCTCAGCTGCGTGCGCAAGGCGTTCGACCTGATGCGTGAGCACCGGGGGCTGGACTACGATCTGGCGACCCTTCCGCAAGAGGACGCGGCAACCTATGACATGCTCTGCCGCGCTGACAGTCTGGGGGTGTTTCAGGTAGAAAGCCGGGCACAGATGAACTTCCTGCCCCGGATGCGGCCGCGCACTTTCTACGATCTGGTGATCGAGGTGGCGATCATCCGGCCCGGACCGATCCAGGGCGACATGCTGCACCCGTTCCTAAAACGCCGCAACGGCGAGGAGGAGGTCTCGTTCCCCTCTGACGCGCTGGGCGAGGTGCTGGGCAAGACGCTGGGCGTGCCGCTCTTTCAGGAGCAGGCGATGCAGATCGCCATCATCGGCGCGGGCTTCTCACCCGAAGAGGCCGACCGCCTGCGCCGCTCGCTCGCGACCTTCAAGAAGCACGGCAACGTGTCGGAGTTCCGCACCCGGTTTCTCAAGGGCATGGCGCAGAATGGCTACGCGCCGGACTTCGCGGAGCGCTGCTTCAGCCAGATTGAGGGGTTCGGCTCCTACGGCTTCCCCGAAAGCCACGCCGCCAGCTTTGCGCTGCTGGTCTATGCCTCGTCCTGGATGAAATGCCACCATCCCGGCATCTTCGCCTGCGCGCTTCTCAATTCGCAGCCCATGGGCTTTTACGCCCCGGCGCAGATCGTGCGGGACGCCCGCGAGCACGGGGTAGAGGTGCGCCCGGTCTGCATCAATGAGAGCCACTGGGACTGCACGATCGAGCCGGACGGCCAGGGCGGGCTGGCCCTGCGTCTGGGCTTCCGGCAGATCAAGTCGATGAAGGAGGACGAGGCCAACTGGCTCACCGCCGCCCGCGGCAATGGCTACCTGACGGTCGAGGATGTCTGGCGTCGGGCCGGCACCCCGCCCCACGTCCTGACTATTCTGGCAGAGGCGGACGCCTTTTCGGGCATCGGCCTGTCCCGCCGTGATGCGCTGTGGCAGGCCCGGGCCATCAAGGGGGACGCGCCCTTGCCGCTTTTTGCGGGCGATATGGACGGCGAGGGGCTGTTCGAGCCCAAGGTCAGCCTGCCCGACATGTCGCTGGGCGAGCAGGTGGTGGAGGACTTCGTCTCGATGCGCCTGACCCTGCGCGCCCACCCGGTCGCGCTGATCCGGCACCGGCTGACCCCCGGCACGCCCCGCTTGACCGAGCCCGCCACGCGGTTAGGCTCGCCATTATGA
- the mtgA gene encoding monofunctional biosynthetic peptidoglycan transglycosylase: protein MAVRWGMRLLLAAVVFVVLWVALYAVVNPPTTAYILTEGWRLDETRREWRDFDTISSHMPHAIVAAEDANFCNHWGFDMAAIRDALEDGSGRGASTISQQTVKNVFLWHGRNWTRKALEAAITPVMEAIWSKRRILEVYMNVAEFDEGIFGVGAAAPWYFGVDAKDLSPAQAARLAAILPNPKGRSAKRPSAFVQKRARAIAAGASTIRADGRNACFSG, encoded by the coding sequence ATGGCCGTCCGCTGGGGCATGCGACTGCTGCTCGCAGCCGTGGTCTTTGTGGTGCTTTGGGTGGCGCTCTATGCGGTCGTGAACCCGCCTACGACGGCCTACATCCTGACCGAAGGCTGGCGGCTTGATGAGACCCGGCGCGAGTGGCGCGACTTCGACACGATTTCATCCCATATGCCCCATGCGATCGTTGCCGCGGAGGACGCAAATTTCTGCAACCATTGGGGCTTCGACATGGCTGCCATCCGCGATGCGCTGGAGGACGGGTCCGGGCGCGGGGCCTCGACCATCTCGCAGCAGACCGTCAAGAACGTCTTCCTGTGGCACGGACGCAACTGGACCCGCAAGGCGCTGGAGGCCGCGATCACCCCGGTCATGGAGGCGATCTGGTCCAAGCGCCGCATTCTCGAGGTTTACATGAACGTCGCGGAGTTCGACGAAGGCATCTTCGGCGTCGGCGCCGCCGCACCGTGGTATTTCGGCGTGGACGCCAAGGATCTGAGCCCCGCGCAGGCGGCAAGACTGGCCGCGATTTTGCCAAATCCGAAAGGGCGGTCGGCCAAGCGACCCTCTGCCTTTGTGCAAAAGCGGGCCCGCGCCATCGCAGCGGGTGCGTCGACAATCCGCGCAGACGGGCGCAACGCTTGTTTCAGCGGTTGA
- a CDS encoding glutathione S-transferase family protein, translated as MNRLYHIPLSPYCRKVRLVLAEKKVEVELVEERYWEQSADFLQRNPAGKVPILKIDSQTLSESQAICEYLEEVLPDPALFPKKPEDRAEMRRLVFWFDDKFHQEVTSKLLYERVNKKIMGQGYPESRNVKLGAQKIKYHIDYMGWLLDQRRWLAGDQMTLADFTAAAHFSCLDYIRDVDWNRNANVKDWYAKIKSRPAFRSILADQVPGFPQPPHYSDLDF; from the coding sequence ATGAACCGTCTCTACCACATCCCGCTCTCGCCTTACTGCCGCAAGGTGCGTCTCGTGCTTGCAGAGAAGAAGGTCGAGGTGGAGCTGGTCGAGGAACGCTACTGGGAGCAGTCGGCCGATTTCCTGCAGCGCAACCCCGCAGGCAAGGTGCCGATCCTGAAGATCGACAGTCAGACCTTGAGCGAGAGCCAGGCGATCTGCGAATATCTCGAAGAGGTTCTGCCGGACCCCGCCCTGTTCCCGAAAAAGCCCGAGGACCGCGCCGAGATGCGCCGCCTTGTGTTCTGGTTCGACGACAAGTTCCACCAAGAGGTGACGTCGAAGCTGCTCTACGAGCGGGTGAACAAGAAGATCATGGGGCAGGGATATCCGGAAAGCCGGAACGTGAAGCTCGGCGCGCAGAAGATCAAATATCACATCGACTACATGGGCTGGCTGCTGGATCAGCGGCGCTGGCTGGCGGGCGATCAGATGACCCTGGCTGATTTCACGGCCGCCGCACATTTCAGCTGCCTCGACTACATTCGCGACGTGGACTGGAACCGCAACGCGAACGTCAAGGACTGGTACGCCAAGATCAAATCGCGACCTGCCTTCCGCTCGATCCTTGCGGATCAGGTGCCTGGCTTCCCGCAGCCGCCACATTACTCGGATCTCGATTTTTGA
- the queG gene encoding tRNA epoxyqueuosine(34) reductase QueG, with amino-acid sequence MKDRLRDVALAEGFSKMGVCRPDAIPLAGDRLKRFIDEGRHGEMSWMAERMAWRGDPQALWPEARSIIMLAEVYTPDHDPLDTLTLRDRAAISVYAQNRDYHDLVKKRLKRVGRWLLEQARGEKIKVFVDTAPVMEKPLAQAAGLGWQGKHTNLLARDLGNWFFLGAIFTTVKLDPDIPEDENCGSCRACLDICPTDAFPAPFQLDARRCISYLTIEHKGPVAPELRAKMGNRIYGCDDCLAVCPWNKFAQDATEIRYAAREDLRAPNLGELASLDDAGFRTKFSGSPIKRIGRDRFVRNVLYAIGNSQTPALAEAARRLTDDPDPTVAEAAQWAIERLAS; translated from the coding sequence CTGAAAGACCGGCTTCGCGATGTCGCGCTGGCGGAAGGGTTCTCGAAGATGGGCGTCTGTCGCCCGGACGCGATCCCGCTGGCCGGGGATCGGCTGAAGCGCTTCATCGACGAGGGGCGGCACGGGGAGATGTCGTGGATGGCGGAGCGGATGGCGTGGCGGGGCGATCCGCAAGCGCTTTGGCCGGAGGCTCGTTCGATCATCATGCTGGCGGAGGTCTATACGCCTGATCACGACCCGCTCGACACACTGACGCTGCGCGACCGCGCCGCCATCTCGGTCTACGCGCAGAACCGGGACTACCACGATCTGGTCAAAAAGCGCCTGAAACGCGTCGGACGGTGGCTGTTGGAGCAGGCGCGCGGCGAAAAGATCAAGGTCTTCGTCGACACCGCCCCTGTCATGGAGAAGCCGCTCGCGCAGGCGGCCGGGCTTGGGTGGCAAGGCAAGCACACCAACCTTTTGGCGCGAGATCTGGGAAACTGGTTCTTTCTGGGCGCCATCTTCACGACGGTGAAATTAGACCCTGATATACCGGAAGACGAGAATTGCGGGTCCTGCCGCGCATGTCTCGACATCTGCCCGACTGATGCCTTCCCTGCACCGTTCCAGCTGGATGCCCGGCGCTGCATCTCATATCTGACGATTGAACATAAGGGACCGGTTGCACCGGAGTTGCGCGCAAAAATGGGCAATCGCATCTATGGCTGCGATGATTGTTTGGCCGTGTGCCCGTGGAACAAGTTTGCGCAGGACGCGACCGAGATCAGATACGCCGCGCGAGAGGATCTTCGCGCGCCGAATTTGGGCGAGCTAGCATCGCTTGATGATGCCGGGTTCCGCACGAAATTCTCAGGTTCGCCGATCAAGCGGATTGGCCGGGACCGTTTCGTGCGCAACGTGCTCTACGCGATTGGAAACTCGCAAACACCCGCCCTGGCAGAGGCCGCGCGGCGTCTCACGGATGATCCTGACCCCACGGTGGCCGAGGCCGCGCAATGGGCGATCGAAAGGCTCGCTTCATGA
- a CDS encoding SDR family oxidoreductase, whose protein sequence is MNHLLSFGHGYSARALSKLLSRKEWTVTGTTRSDEKAYALRAEHVSPVIWPGTDLTQSLDSATHLLVSAGPDAQGDPVLRELRDRIAKRADQFAWVGYLSTTGVYGDHNGGWVDEATPLTPSTTRGQLRVEAEAEWQSIPGLPLHIFRLAGIYGPGRGPFAKVRAGTARRIIKRGQVFSRIHVDDIAKILKASIDRPNPGAVYNLCDDDAAPPQDVIGYAAELLGLPLPPAEDFETADMSAMARSFYAESKRVRNDRIKDELGVELIYPDYKTGLRALLAAEA, encoded by the coding sequence ATGAACCATCTTCTCAGCTTCGGGCATGGATATTCCGCACGCGCTTTGAGCAAGCTGTTGTCCCGTAAGGAGTGGACCGTCACCGGGACAACGCGGTCTGATGAGAAGGCGTACGCGCTGCGGGCAGAGCATGTGTCGCCGGTCATCTGGCCCGGCACCGATCTGACACAGTCCTTGGACAGCGCGACACATCTGCTGGTCTCCGCCGGGCCGGATGCGCAGGGCGATCCAGTCTTGCGCGAGCTGCGGGACAGAATAGCAAAACGAGCCGATCAATTCGCGTGGGTTGGTTACCTTTCAACAACAGGTGTCTATGGCGATCACAACGGCGGGTGGGTCGACGAGGCCACGCCCCTAACGCCCTCCACCACGCGTGGCCAGCTGCGGGTCGAGGCTGAAGCAGAGTGGCAAAGCATCCCCGGACTGCCGCTGCACATCTTCCGGCTCGCTGGGATCTACGGCCCGGGTCGGGGGCCATTTGCCAAGGTTCGGGCCGGGACCGCGCGGCGAATCATCAAGAGGGGACAGGTGTTCAGCCGCATCCATGTCGATGATATTGCAAAGATCCTGAAGGCGTCGATCGACCGCCCAAATCCCGGCGCAGTTTACAACCTATGCGATGATGATGCAGCGCCGCCTCAAGACGTCATCGGCTACGCGGCAGAGCTTTTGGGATTGCCGCTTCCGCCCGCCGAGGATTTCGAGACCGCAGACATGAGTGCGATGGCGCGGAGCTTTTATGCGGAGTCCAAGCGCGTTCGAAATGACCGGATCAAGGACGAGCTGGGGGTTGAATTGATCTACCCCGACTACAAGACGGGGCTGCGCGCCCTGCTCGCCGCAGAGGCCTAG
- a CDS encoding L,D-transpeptidase family protein, with protein sequence MRSVLFRGLLLAVLLALSACSSKFITYNGPEVTKIEVHKDARVMKLFHGNRLLKQFDVELGFGPTGHKEFEGDGKTPEGRYLIDRRNPNSSFYLSLGISYPNARDIAYAKSLGKSPGGDIFIHGQPNLVGPRGPDWTAGCIAVSNKEMRKIYAMVRNGTVIDIFP encoded by the coding sequence ATGCGTTCAGTGCTCTTCCGCGGCCTTTTACTTGCCGTGCTGCTGGCCTTATCGGCCTGCTCGTCGAAGTTCATCACCTATAACGGACCCGAGGTCACCAAGATCGAGGTTCACAAGGACGCGCGCGTGATGAAGCTGTTTCACGGCAACCGGCTTTTGAAGCAGTTCGATGTCGAGCTTGGCTTCGGTCCCACGGGTCACAAGGAATTCGAAGGGGACGGCAAGACGCCAGAGGGCCGCTACCTGATTGATCGGCGCAATCCGAACAGCTCTTTCTACCTGTCGCTTGGTATCTCTTATCCGAACGCGCGTGACATCGCGTATGCGAAATCGCTTGGGAAATCACCCGGTGGCGATATCTTCATTCATGGTCAGCCGAACCTCGTGGGCCCCAGGGGTCCGGATTGGACTGCCGGTTGCATCGCCGTCTCGAACAAGGAGATGCGCAAGATTTACGCGATGGTGCGTAATGGCACGGTGATCGACATCTTCCCCTAG
- a CDS encoding CAP domain-containing protein has product MARLFILLFSAMFALAACTPPPPSVGPDGKPLPRVYRIKNADTAKIQFRVLDSVNALRTAAGEQPLQLDAKLTAAAATHARDMSVQNRPWHFGSDGSSPLDRVARVGYTGQLIGENISETYENESETLAAWMEMKSTRDVVLSPRARNLGFSWFQEPNGKIWWTLVTGT; this is encoded by the coding sequence ATGGCTAGACTGTTTATCCTCCTGTTTTCCGCGATGTTTGCGCTTGCGGCCTGTACGCCCCCGCCGCCATCGGTCGGGCCGGATGGAAAACCTTTGCCGCGCGTCTACCGGATCAAGAATGCAGACACGGCCAAGATTCAGTTCCGGGTGCTCGATTCGGTGAACGCCCTGCGTACCGCCGCGGGTGAGCAACCGTTGCAGCTTGATGCAAAGCTCACAGCCGCTGCCGCCACCCATGCGCGCGATATGTCGGTGCAAAACCGCCCGTGGCATTTCGGCTCTGACGGCTCCTCGCCGCTCGATCGTGTGGCCCGGGTCGGCTACACGGGCCAGCTGATCGGCGAGAACATCTCCGAGACCTACGAGAACGAGTCCGAGACGTTGGCCGCGTGGATGGAAATGAAGTCGACCCGTGATGTGGTTCTCTCACCGCGCGCGCGCAATCTCGGCTTCTCGTGGTTCCAAGAGCCTAATGGCAAGATCTGGTGGACCCTGGTGACTGGCACCTAG